The Octadecabacter arcticus 238 genome contains a region encoding:
- the tnpC gene encoding IS66 family transposase, whose amino-acid sequence MDQVTALEQLLATALRRIAELEAALASMAQKNADLRRQLAKNSSNSSKPPSSDGLKKPVPRSLRGKSGKKSGGQVGHRGDTLRQTATPDFVERHEAEACGTCQHGLTAGMIKAVERRQVYDIPVPRLEVTEHQAAIYCCGHCRATTTATFPDGVNAHVQYGKRIRAAAVYCNVQQLIPEDRVCQLLRDLFGATSLCAASVTNWVNGTARTLGGVVEHILARLNEGGVRHLDETGLRVDGKLHWLHSISDLAFTHYRISAKRGAVPSFLTGGTIVHDHWKSYYAHMSGVDAHALCGAHHLRELKAIEEIEKEPWACAMSVLLNSANQLKCAAQGRGETELPTSVHHDILTKYMAILTEGLAFHERQDPLARRTGARGRKARRPGHNLLVRLRDYRDDVLRFLTDFTVPFTNNQAERDLRMMKLRMKISGTFRTLEGAQVFADIRSVISTVRKHGGNILETLTLSPQQIIARL is encoded by the coding sequence ATGGACCAAGTTACTGCTCTTGAACAACTCCTCGCCACGGCTCTGCGCAGGATCGCCGAGTTGGAAGCCGCGTTGGCGAGCATGGCGCAAAAGAATGCGGATCTGCGGCGTCAGTTGGCCAAGAACAGCAGTAATAGCAGCAAGCCGCCTTCGAGTGATGGGTTGAAGAAGCCGGTACCGCGTAGCCTGCGTGGTAAGTCCGGTAAGAAAAGTGGTGGCCAAGTTGGCCACCGAGGCGACACCCTACGTCAGACAGCAACGCCTGACTTTGTGGAGCGACATGAGGCTGAGGCCTGTGGCACCTGTCAGCATGGCTTGACGGCTGGGATGATCAAGGCGGTGGAGAGGCGTCAGGTTTATGACATACCGGTGCCGCGTCTGGAGGTCACAGAGCATCAGGCAGCGATTTATTGTTGTGGCCATTGCCGAGCCACGACGACAGCCACCTTTCCCGATGGCGTGAATGCACACGTGCAATACGGTAAGCGCATTCGGGCGGCGGCGGTCTACTGCAATGTTCAGCAGCTGATCCCCGAGGATCGGGTCTGCCAACTCCTGCGTGATTTGTTTGGTGCCACCAGCCTATGCGCGGCCAGCGTGACCAACTGGGTGAACGGCACAGCGCGTACCTTGGGTGGCGTCGTCGAACACATTCTGGCCCGGCTCAATGAAGGCGGCGTTCGGCATCTGGATGAGACCGGACTTCGTGTTGATGGTAAGCTGCACTGGCTGCACTCAATCAGCGATCTCGCCTTCACGCATTATCGCATCAGCGCCAAGCGCGGTGCTGTTCCATCCTTCCTGACCGGCGGGACAATTGTTCATGACCACTGGAAGTCCTATTACGCCCATATGAGTGGGGTGGACGCGCACGCCCTGTGCGGGGCGCATCATTTACGGGAACTCAAGGCCATCGAAGAAATCGAAAAGGAGCCGTGGGCGTGCGCGATGAGCGTGCTGCTCAACAGCGCCAATCAGCTCAAGTGCGCGGCTCAGGGGCGAGGCGAGACCGAACTCCCCACGTCGGTTCACCACGACATCCTCACCAAATACATGGCGATCCTCACCGAGGGCCTCGCCTTCCATGAGCGACAAGACCCACTGGCTAGACGCACTGGTGCGCGAGGCCGAAAAGCCAGGCGGCCAGGCCATAACCTTCTGGTCCGCTTGCGCGACTACCGTGATGACGTCCTAAGGTTCCTTACGGACTTCACAGTTCCCTTCACCAACAATCAGGCCGAACGGGACCTGCGCATGATGAAGTTGCGCATGAAAATCTCGGGAACTTTCCGCACCCTCGAGGGCGCGCAGGTCTTCGCTGACATCAGATCCGTCATCTCGACGGTCAGAAAACACGGGGGCAATATCCTCGAAACACTCACCCTATCACCACAACAGATCATCGCTCGGCTCTAA
- the pncB gene encoding nicotinate phosphoribosyltransferase has product MVDIATRVWNHKWKIDPIVRSLIDTDFYKLLMCQSVFRNKPDTQVTFSLINRSKSIRLADQIDEGELREQLDHVRSLSLTRGESTWMRGNTFYGKRSMFSPEFMDWFEDLRLPPYHLEKHDGQYELTFEGSWPEVMLWEIPALSILMELRGRAVLGNMGRFELEILYARAMTKLWEKVEKLRPLDDLRVADFGTRRRHSFLWQDWAVQAMREGLGDNFTGTSNCLIAKNRDLAAIGTNAHELPMVYSALAKDDATLARAPYDVLSDWQDEHDGNLRIILPDTYGTQGFLDNAPDWLAGWTGIRVDSGDPATGAERAINWWKSRGEDPRDKLVIFSDGLDVDKIVALHKQFQGRTRVSFGWGTMLTNDFKGLTPGDTLAPFSLVCKAVSANGQPTVKLSDNPNKAMGPLEEIERYKRVFGVGEQERLQVVV; this is encoded by the coding sequence ATGGTCGACATCGCAACCCGCGTCTGGAACCACAAATGGAAGATCGACCCGATCGTCCGCTCCCTCATCGACACGGATTTCTATAAACTGCTGATGTGCCAGTCGGTGTTTCGCAACAAACCCGACACCCAAGTCACGTTTTCGCTGATCAACCGGTCCAAATCTATCCGCTTGGCCGATCAAATCGACGAAGGTGAATTGCGCGAACAACTAGACCACGTCCGCTCCCTCTCTCTGACGCGCGGTGAATCCACTTGGATGCGCGGAAACACCTTTTACGGCAAACGTTCCATGTTCAGCCCTGAATTCATGGATTGGTTCGAAGACTTGCGCCTGCCGCCCTACCACCTCGAAAAACACGACGGCCAATATGAACTGACGTTTGAAGGCTCATGGCCCGAGGTCATGCTCTGGGAAATTCCGGCGCTCTCGATCCTGATGGAACTGCGTGGCCGCGCCGTCCTTGGTAATATGGGGCGGTTCGAACTCGAAATCCTTTACGCCCGCGCTATGACGAAACTCTGGGAAAAGGTCGAAAAACTCCGCCCACTGGATGACCTGCGCGTCGCTGATTTCGGCACCCGCCGCCGCCACAGCTTCCTGTGGCAGGACTGGGCGGTTCAGGCCATGCGCGAGGGCTTGGGCGACAATTTCACTGGCACCTCCAACTGCCTGATTGCCAAAAACCGTGACCTCGCCGCCATCGGCACCAATGCCCACGAACTGCCCATGGTCTACTCCGCATTGGCCAAAGACGACGCAACTCTGGCCCGCGCGCCCTACGACGTCTTGTCGGACTGGCAAGACGAACACGACGGCAACCTGCGCATCATCCTGCCCGACACCTACGGCACGCAAGGTTTCCTCGACAATGCCCCCGATTGGCTGGCGGGCTGGACAGGCATCCGGGTTGACAGCGGCGACCCCGCAACAGGTGCCGAACGTGCGATCAACTGGTGGAAATCGCGCGGTGAAGACCCGCGCGACAAACTGGTGATCTTCAGTGACGGGCTCGACGTCGATAAAATCGTCGCCCTCCACAAACAATTTCAGGGCCGCACCCGCGTGTCATTCGGTTGGGGCACCATGCTCACCAACGACTTCAAAGGCCTCACACCCGGCGACACACTCGCCCCGTTCTCCCTCGTCTGCAAAGCCGTATCAGCCAACGGTCAACCAACCGTTAAACTCAGCGATAATCCCAACAAAGCCATGGGACCGCTTGAAGAAATCGAACGCTACAAACGGGTGTTCGGGGTCGGAGAACAGGAACGGTTGCAGGTTGTCGTCTAA